ATACAGCAGAAGGGCGGTCATCATCGTGGGATCATACGGCGGAAACCCGCGGTCTTCGGTGTAGGGCGTCAAGAGCGCCGACACATCCAGCGACTCGCGAACCAAATCCCGCACGAAGTGAGCCAGATGCCCAGCGGGCACCAGCTCCTGCACGGACGGAGGGAGCAGTACCGGCTGATCGACGTCCCAGGATTTGAATGTTTTAGCCATGCCGCCTAGAAACCACAATGCCCGCTGCCTGTCCAGTCCAAAATGCACATTACTCGGACAGGCTCCTAGTGGCGCATCTGATATCTGACTGGTACACTAAAAGTACGTACTCACACAGAAGGCAGACATTGCCTTGCGCAAGAGCTGATATAGAAGCCCCGTGCCGGGCCTCAC
This genomic stretch from Nitrospira sp. harbors:
- a CDS encoding IS5/IS1182 family transposase, whose protein sequence is MAKTFKSWDVDQPVLLPPSVQELVPAGHLAHFVRDLVRESLDVSALLTPYTEDRGFPPYDPTMMTALLLY